One window of the Cohnella hashimotonis genome contains the following:
- a CDS encoding cbb3-type cytochrome c oxidase subunit I, with translation MKITKLSDFFVTGDPLIYGADVAIGLTMVAIVVALTAFKRWGWLWREWLTTVDHKRIGIMYVIASLLMLFRGGVDALLMRTQLALPDSMEFLKPDHYNDIFTTHGVIMILFMAMPLMFGLFNLTVPLQIGARDVAFPLLNSLSFWLFFMGAMLFNVSFVIGGSPEAGWLAYPPLSEKMFSPGVGQDFYIWGIQISGIGSLMTGINFIVTILKMRAPGMKLMKMPMFTWSVLSSCLTIILAFPILTVTLALLFIDRYFGAHFFTLDMGGNPMMYINLIWMWGHPEVYIVVLPAFGIFSEIVATFSKKRLFGYGSMVFALMSISIFSFFTWAHHFFTMGSGANVNAFFAVTTMIIAIPTGVKIFNWLFTMYKGKITFELPMLWTMAFIPCFIVGGMTGVMLSVAPADFQFHNSYFLIAHFHQVLIGGVVFGYFAGLYYWWPKVFGFKLNDKLGKWAFWLWNIGFYVCFMPQYVLGLMGMTRRVSSYSWDTGWWSWNFVSTIGGFLMGIGFLFQVWQILHSIKFMERVKGDPWGGRTLEWSIPSPAPFYNFAITPKVEGRDDWWRRKELAAKGVQDPPPKYEPIHMPKNSGTPIVMSLFWFILGFGFVFDWLWLIVPGAIGIAATMLYHSFNYDTDYYVTVDEIKKTEAKAGRVV, from the coding sequence TTGAAGATTACCAAGCTATCCGATTTCTTCGTGACGGGGGACCCGCTCATCTACGGCGCCGACGTCGCGATCGGACTGACGATGGTCGCCATCGTCGTCGCGCTCACCGCGTTCAAGCGCTGGGGATGGCTGTGGCGCGAATGGCTGACGACCGTCGATCACAAGCGGATCGGCATCATGTACGTCATCGCTTCGCTGCTCATGCTCTTCCGCGGGGGCGTCGACGCTCTGCTCATGCGGACGCAGCTGGCGCTGCCAGACAGCATGGAGTTCCTGAAGCCCGATCACTATAACGATATTTTCACGACACACGGCGTCATTATGATCTTGTTTATGGCGATGCCACTGATGTTCGGTCTTTTTAACCTGACCGTGCCGCTGCAGATCGGCGCACGCGACGTCGCGTTTCCGCTGCTGAACTCCCTGAGCTTCTGGCTGTTCTTCATGGGCGCGATGCTGTTCAACGTTTCGTTCGTCATCGGCGGTTCGCCGGAGGCCGGATGGCTGGCCTATCCGCCGCTGTCCGAGAAAATGTTCAGTCCGGGCGTGGGGCAGGACTTCTATATCTGGGGCATTCAAATCTCGGGTATCGGCTCCTTGATGACCGGTATCAACTTTATCGTCACGATTCTGAAGATGCGCGCGCCGGGCATGAAGCTCATGAAGATGCCGATGTTCACCTGGTCGGTGCTCTCGAGCTGCTTGACGATCATCCTGGCGTTCCCGATTCTGACGGTAACATTGGCGCTGCTCTTCATCGACCGTTACTTCGGCGCCCACTTCTTCACGCTCGACATGGGCGGCAATCCAATGATGTACATCAACCTCATCTGGATGTGGGGTCACCCCGAAGTGTATATCGTCGTACTGCCGGCGTTCGGCATATTCTCGGAGATCGTGGCCACCTTCTCCAAGAAGCGGCTGTTCGGCTACGGCTCCATGGTGTTCGCGCTGATGAGCATTAGCATCTTCTCGTTCTTCACATGGGCCCACCACTTCTTCACGATGGGTTCGGGCGCGAACGTCAACGCGTTTTTCGCCGTCACGACGATGATCATTGCGATCCCGACAGGGGTCAAAATATTCAACTGGCTGTTTACGATGTACAAGGGGAAAATTACGTTCGAGCTGCCGATGCTCTGGACGATGGCATTTATTCCTTGTTTCATCGTCGGCGGCATGACCGGCGTCATGCTGTCCGTCGCGCCGGCCGACTTCCAGTTCCACAACAGCTACTTCCTGATCGCTCACTTCCACCAAGTGCTCATCGGGGGCGTCGTGTTCGGTTACTTCGCAGGTCTGTACTATTGGTGGCCGAAGGTGTTCGGCTTCAAGCTGAACGACAAGCTGGGGAAATGGGCGTTCTGGCTGTGGAACATCGGTTTCTATGTCTGCTTCATGCCGCAATACGTGCTCGGCCTCATGGGCATGACGCGCCGCGTCAGCTCGTACAGCTGGGACACGGGCTGGTGGAGCTGGAACTTCGTCTCCACGATCGGCGGCTTCCTGATGGGTATCGGCTTCCTGTTCCAGGTGTGGCAGATTCTGCACAGCATCAAGTTCATGGAACGCGTCAAGGGCGATCCGTGGGGCGGCCGCACGCTCGAGTGGTCGATTCCTTCGCCGGCGCCGTTCTACAACTTCGCGATCACGCCGAAGGTCGAAGGCAGAGACGACTGGTGGCGCCGCAAGGAGCTGGCCGCCAAGGGCGTTCAGGATCCGCCGCCGAAGTACGAGCCGATCCACATGCCGAAAAACTCGGGGACGCCGATCGTCATGTCGCTCTTCTGGTTCATCCTCGGCTTCGGCTTCGTCTTCGACTGGCTGTGGCTGATCGTACCGGGTGCAATTGGAATCGCGGCTACGATGCTGTATCACTCGTTTAACTACGACACGGATTATTACGTAACGGTCGACGAGATTAAAAAGACCGAAGCGAAAGCGGGGAGGGTTGTCTAA
- the cyoC gene encoding cytochrome o ubiquinol oxidase subunit III, giving the protein MANVAANHSSHDHDHGHDGHHDLEALRTMGFWIFIITDCIIFGTLFATYAVLMNSTAGGPTGAELFEMPGVIAETFILLTSSFTSGLAVLSMNRGDKKGLIGWLIVTALLGASFITLEVTEFLKMIDEGAKISTSAFLSAFYTLVGTHGIHVSIGLIWMIALMLQVAKRGITPVTKRKIGNISLYWHFLDVVWIFVFTIVYMMGVR; this is encoded by the coding sequence ATGGCGAATGTCGCGGCTAATCATTCATCGCACGACCACGATCACGGCCATGACGGCCATCACGACCTCGAAGCGCTTCGGACGATGGGCTTCTGGATTTTTATCATTACCGACTGTATTATCTTCGGCACGCTGTTCGCGACGTATGCCGTACTCATGAACAGCACGGCGGGCGGCCCGACCGGCGCCGAGCTGTTCGAGATGCCGGGCGTCATCGCCGAGACGTTTATCCTGCTGACCAGCAGCTTCACCAGCGGCCTGGCCGTGTTGTCCATGAACCGCGGCGACAAGAAGGGCCTGATCGGCTGGCTGATCGTCACCGCGCTGCTGGGCGCATCCTTTATTACGCTCGAAGTGACCGAGTTCCTCAAGATGATCGACGAGGGCGCCAAGATCTCGACCAGCGCCTTCCTGTCCGCCTTTTACACGCTCGTCGGCACGCACGGTATCCACGTCTCCATCGGCCTGATCTGGATGATCGCGCTGATGCTGCAGGTGGCGAAGCGCGGCATCACGCCGGTGACCAAGCGCAAGATCGGCAACATCAGCTTGTACTGGCACTTTCTCGACGTCGTCTGGATCTTCGTCTTCACGATCGTGTACATGATGGGGGTGAGGTAA
- the cyoD gene encoding cytochrome o ubiquinol oxidase subunit IV, translating into MAQHHDTHASHGADAHESHGSLKSYVLGFVLSLILTAIPLILVLNDIVTGSAADVVLLVTAVLQFVVQLFFFMHLKEEKKPRYNLMTLLLGLVIVVTIVAGSIWIMKYNMVAH; encoded by the coding sequence ATGGCGCAGCATCATGACACGCACGCCTCGCACGGCGCCGACGCGCACGAGTCGCACGGCTCGCTCAAGTCGTACGTGCTCGGATTCGTTCTGTCGCTCATTCTGACGGCGATCCCACTGATTCTCGTGCTGAACGACATCGTCACCGGCAGCGCCGCCGACGTCGTCCTGCTCGTGACGGCCGTCCTGCAATTCGTCGTGCAGCTGTTCTTCTTCATGCACCTGAAGGAAGAGAAGAAGCCGCGCTACAACCTGATGACGTTGCTGCTCGGTCTCGTCATTGTTGTGACGATCGTGGCAGGCTCCATCTGGATCATGAAGTACAACATGGTGGCGCATTGA
- a CDS encoding GNAT family N-acetyltransferase: MTQQRQLPQLVMRRSGLADLPSLRLHEGFACRSFQPGDESHWERIVKLAFGWERSFREYIQSHFYYRPDRVLFLCREGTPIATACAWQEPEWGEDWGYLHMVGVDPAFAGQGLGYAISLAALHRMKEDGKACAVLETDDFRLPAVRTYLKLDFRPDVPDERLLIRWKQVYRELGLPYGVKVASATRPGSAAAANEDALVVYPEAHVYGVVDGVSAMLPYKDEAGFTGGRIAASLLVEALGAGTGADAGSGSCSGSGAGAGSGAGAGAGVGAGAGAGAGASAGAVGVDFDLAEAVLRANAALMQRMLAAGVDVAAKWKRWGAVFAIVRWRHTHLEYVQAGDCMLLVRYRDGSVRTLTRNQVAAFDLKALQAKQQLLKNGTPAEKVSQRLKPVFKCNRDKANAPDGYAVMNGDPALAYTMEYGRISCANIVRIYAVTDGMFHFVENDDDPRKWEKLADALDERGIESYMDELEREEALDPDCERHPRHKKSDDKSAVIVELPSGPETDLARS, translated from the coding sequence ATGACGCAACAGAGACAACTGCCGCAGCTCGTAATGCGCAGATCGGGCTTGGCCGATCTGCCCTCCTTGCGGCTGCACGAAGGGTTTGCCTGCCGCAGCTTCCAGCCTGGCGACGAGTCGCACTGGGAGCGGATCGTCAAGCTGGCATTCGGCTGGGAGCGGAGCTTCCGAGAATATATTCAATCGCACTTTTATTATCGGCCGGACAGGGTGCTGTTCCTGTGCCGCGAAGGGACCCCCATCGCCACCGCCTGCGCCTGGCAGGAACCGGAGTGGGGCGAGGACTGGGGATACTTGCACATGGTCGGCGTCGATCCCGCGTTCGCCGGGCAGGGGCTCGGGTACGCAATCAGCCTGGCGGCGCTGCACCGGATGAAGGAGGACGGCAAGGCGTGTGCCGTGCTTGAGACGGACGACTTCCGCCTGCCGGCGGTTCGTACGTACCTGAAGCTGGACTTCCGCCCCGACGTCCCCGACGAAAGGCTTCTGATCCGGTGGAAGCAGGTGTACCGGGAGCTGGGCTTGCCTTACGGCGTGAAAGTGGCGTCCGCCACCCGACCGGGCAGCGCCGCCGCCGCGAACGAGGACGCGCTGGTCGTCTACCCGGAGGCCCATGTGTACGGCGTCGTGGACGGCGTGTCCGCAATGCTTCCCTACAAGGACGAGGCGGGCTTTACGGGCGGCCGCATCGCAGCCTCGCTGCTCGTCGAAGCGCTAGGCGCTGGTACCGGCGCTGACGCTGGTTCTGGTTCTTGTTCTGGTTCTGGTGCTGGCGCTGGTTCTGGTGCTGGTGCTGGTGCTGGCGTTGGCGCTGGTGCTGGTGCTGGCGCCGGTGCTAGCGCTGGTGCTGTCGGGGTAGATTTCGATCTGGCCGAAGCCGTCCTGCGCGCCAATGCGGCGCTGATGCAGCGCATGCTTGCCGCGGGCGTCGACGTCGCCGCCAAGTGGAAGCGCTGGGGCGCGGTGTTCGCGATTGTCCGATGGCGGCACACGCACCTCGAATACGTGCAGGCCGGAGACTGCATGCTGCTCGTGCGTTACCGCGACGGGAGCGTCCGGACGCTGACCCGCAATCAAGTGGCGGCGTTCGACCTGAAGGCGCTGCAAGCCAAGCAGCAGTTGCTCAAGAACGGCACGCCGGCGGAGAAGGTATCGCAGCGGCTGAAGCCCGTGTTCAAGTGCAATCGCGACAAGGCCAACGCGCCGGACGGCTACGCTGTCATGAACGGAGACCCCGCGCTCGCATATACGATGGAATACGGTCGCATCTCCTGCGCCAACATCGTCCGGATTTACGCGGTAACCGACGGCATGTTCCACTTCGTCGAGAACGACGACGATCCGCGCAAATGGGAAAAGCTCGCCGACGCGCTCGACGAACGCGGCATCGAGTCTTACATGGACGAACTTGAACGCGAGGAGGCGCTCGATCCCGACTGCGAACGCCATCCGCGCCACAAGAAATCCGACGACAAGTCGGCCGTCATTGTGGAGCTGCCGAGCGGGCCGGAGACGGATCTCGCAAGATCATGA
- a CDS encoding Gfo/Idh/MocA family protein — protein sequence MDAKPLRLGIVGGNRGGRFKTTIEALSHLVRLSAICDLREDTVRLWQAEYPGLTGYTDYDRLLEDPDVDAVLLASPMLLHARQAVRALQAGKHVLSEVTAAHTIEDAWELVETVESTGLTYMMSENYCFERASMTVQRMAEAGAFGEITYLEGGYIHDLRHTVHTEDGSLTWRGELHRDYDGLNYPTHSIGPLAKWLWLGREGGDRLASLSAFTSNSRALQHYFRDKFGAGHPAAQDGYWKQGDSAVAHLTTEAGVIIALRVDWTSPRPHNMHSYSLQGTRGAYASRRHDDEEDLVWLDGRSPMRTPPWGGAPEGVWEPLGSYAAEFDPPAWVRLDREAAESGRAGHGGSNHLALEEFALAVRDRRPPLIDVYDAVEWSAIFPLSVQSRARGGEPVAMPDFRKFRKHKKPTRRP from the coding sequence ATGGATGCGAAGCCATTGCGCCTGGGCATCGTAGGCGGCAACCGGGGCGGAAGATTCAAGACGACGATCGAGGCGCTGTCGCACCTCGTCCGGCTGTCCGCCATCTGCGATCTGCGGGAAGACACGGTGCGCCTGTGGCAGGCCGAATATCCCGGACTGACGGGGTATACGGATTACGACCGGCTGCTGGAGGATCCCGATGTCGACGCGGTATTGCTCGCAAGCCCGATGCTGCTGCACGCTCGCCAGGCGGTCCGGGCCCTGCAGGCCGGCAAGCACGTGCTGAGCGAAGTGACCGCCGCCCATACGATAGAAGACGCCTGGGAGCTGGTCGAGACGGTGGAGTCGACCGGATTGACGTACATGATGTCCGAAAATTATTGTTTCGAGCGCGCGAGCATGACGGTGCAGCGAATGGCGGAGGCCGGCGCCTTCGGCGAAATCACGTATCTGGAGGGCGGATACATTCACGACCTGCGCCATACCGTCCATACCGAGGATGGATCGCTGACCTGGCGGGGCGAGCTTCATCGCGATTACGACGGGCTGAATTACCCGACGCATTCGATCGGCCCGCTCGCCAAATGGCTGTGGCTCGGACGCGAAGGCGGGGACAGGCTCGCGAGCTTGTCCGCCTTCACTTCTAATTCGCGCGCGCTGCAGCACTATTTTCGCGACAAGTTCGGCGCCGGTCACCCGGCCGCGCAGGACGGCTACTGGAAACAAGGCGATTCTGCCGTCGCCCACCTGACGACGGAGGCCGGCGTGATCATCGCCCTGCGGGTCGACTGGACGTCGCCTCGGCCGCATAATATGCATAGCTACTCCCTGCAAGGCACGAGAGGCGCATACGCGTCCCGCCGCCATGACGACGAGGAGGACCTCGTCTGGCTCGACGGACGCTCCCCGATGCGGACGCCCCCGTGGGGCGGCGCGCCGGAGGGCGTATGGGAGCCGCTTGGCAGCTATGCGGCCGAGTTCGATCCGCCCGCCTGGGTCCGTCTCGACCGCGAAGCCGCCGAGAGCGGCCGCGCTGGCCACGGCGGCTCCAACCATCTCGCGCTGGAAGAATTCGCGCTGGCCGTCCGGGACCGCAGGCCGCCCCTCATCGACGTGTATGACGCGGTCGAATGGAGCGCCATCTTCCCGCTGTCCGTGCAGTCCCGCGCCAGAGGCGGCGAGCCGGTGGCGATGCCCGATTTTCGCAAGTTTCGCAAGCACAAGAAGCCGACGAGGAGACCGTAA
- a CDS encoding carbohydrate ABC transporter permease, whose product MASRRALSVRLIVYAILVAIAIVDFYPIVYMAVNSSRTSVDFFQNPGGLPDAWHLDNFKALYYRFDVLRLFGNTLLDALLAFAVTIVLSVPASFAFAKLRFPGRSGLYMIVIATMAIPGITFVIPNFLLMSRLGLVDHPGSVIIIWAVTAVPSNIFLLVALMRGIPNEVLEAGKIDGISYVQTLARIVMPLSVPGIVTLAIFNTTGWWNDLFTPLIFLQSDDLKTMTVAVATILKRFDTDYPLLLAGLFMTSIPPIAIYIALQSYIKKGLVIGSVK is encoded by the coding sequence ATGGCCAGCCGAAGAGCTTTATCCGTTCGTTTGATCGTATACGCCATTCTTGTCGCGATCGCGATCGTCGACTTTTACCCAATCGTCTACATGGCCGTGAACAGCTCGCGGACCTCGGTCGACTTTTTCCAAAATCCCGGCGGTCTGCCCGACGCGTGGCACCTCGACAACTTCAAAGCGCTGTACTACCGGTTCGACGTCCTTCGCCTGTTCGGCAATACGCTGCTGGATGCCCTACTCGCGTTCGCCGTGACGATCGTGCTGTCCGTCCCCGCCTCCTTCGCCTTCGCGAAGCTGCGGTTCCCCGGCAGGTCCGGCCTGTACATGATCGTCATCGCGACGATGGCGATACCCGGCATCACGTTCGTCATCCCGAACTTCCTGCTCATGTCCCGGCTCGGCCTCGTCGACCATCCGGGATCGGTCATCATCATCTGGGCCGTGACCGCCGTACCCTCGAACATCTTCCTTCTTGTCGCGCTCATGCGCGGCATTCCGAACGAAGTGCTGGAGGCGGGCAAAATCGACGGCATCTCCTATGTCCAAACGCTCGCGCGGATCGTAATGCCGCTGTCGGTTCCCGGAATCGTCACGCTCGCCATCTTCAATACGACGGGCTGGTGGAACGATCTGTTCACGCCGCTTATTTTCCTGCAATCCGACGATCTGAAAACGATGACGGTCGCGGTGGCGACGATTCTGAAGCGGTTCGACACGGACTATCCGCTGCTGCTCGCCGGGCTGTTCATGACCTCGATCCCGCCGATCGCCATCTATATCGCGCTGCAGAGCTATATCAAAAAAGGACTCGTCATCGGGTCCGTCAAATAA